The proteins below come from a single Desulfovibrio inopinatus DSM 10711 genomic window:
- a CDS encoding zinc ribbon domain-containing protein, translating to QNTSRTCPKCGHTSKNNRKTQANFACVECDYTANADFVGALNILTAGQAVSACGVGKAQAPTLKQEPAKRAV from the coding sequence CCCAAAATACGTCAAGAACGTGCCCGAAATGCGGACACACATCAAAAAACAACAGAAAGACTCAAGCGAACTTCGCTTGTGTTGAATGCGACTACACTGCGAATGCAGATTTTGTGGGCGCTTTGAATATTTTGACGGCTGGGCAAGCCGTGTCAGCCTGTGGAGTGGGAAAGGCTCAAGCGCCCACGTTGAAGCAGGAACCCGCCAAAAGAGCCGTTTAA